Proteins encoded within one genomic window of Triticum aestivum cultivar Chinese Spring chromosome 2D, IWGSC CS RefSeq v2.1, whole genome shotgun sequence:
- the LOC123048386 gene encoding berberine bridge enzyme-like Cyn d 4, with amino-acid sequence MASMALVLTVCLLSFFVPAQASPSNHNEFLRCLSTNVPSQLVQTARSTSFKQILVSSIRNARFVAPATARPPLCIVTPTNASHVQAAVRCGRRHAVRLRVRSGGHDCEGLSYRSCSPNSEAFAVIDLANLHAVRVNPQEATAWVDSGAGIGELYYHVAMAAPGLGFPASVCPTVGVGGIFSGGGIGLMMRKHGLSADNVVDATMVDAEGNLLASKKAMGDDLFWAIRGGGGGNFGIVLSWKVRLLPVPPKVTFFRVTKTMDQGAVDAVTKWQTVAPALPDDLSVRVVVQNRQANFQGLYIGNSSTVVATMASRFPELGVTGADCKEMSWVQYTAYIYFRDAIYNEPLEVLLLNRSMTLGPFFKNKSDYVKKPLTKETLEKMFLWPSGVATGQLVLEPHGGRMGGIAADDTPFPHRSSVLYNIQYVEFWNGEGTGGEVTPNWVGSLYDFMAPFVSKNPRGAYVNYRDLDIRTNKVVDGATSYESAKVWGESYFGQENFRRLAKIKRKVDADDYFRSEQSIPPLPLKQ; translated from the coding sequence ATGGCAAGCATGGCGCTTGTTCTCACAGTTTGCTTATTGTCCTTCTTCGTGCCTGCTCAGGCGTCGCCCTCCAACCACAACGAGTTTCTCCGGTGCCTCTCGACGAACGTCCCCAGCCAGCTCGTACAGACGGCGAGATCGACGTCGTTCAAGCAGATCCTGGTATCGTCCATCAGGAACGCCAGGTTCGTGGCGCCGGCCACGGCGAGGCCCCCGCTCTGCATCGTGACGCCCACCAATGCATCGCACGTCCAGGCCGCCGTGCGCTGCGGGCGCCGTCACGCCGTGCGCCTCCGCGTGCGCAGCGGCGGGCACGACTGCGAGGGCCTCTCGTACCGGTCGTGTAGCCCCAACAGCGAGGCATTCGCGGTGATCGACCTCGCCAATCTCCATGCCGTCCGCGTCAACCCACAAGAGGCCACCGCGTGGGTCGACTCCGGGGCGGGGATCGGGGAGCTCTACTACCACGTCGCCATGGCGGCGCCTGGGCTGGGCTTCCCGGCTAGCGTGTGCCCGACCGTCGGCGTGGGTGGCATCTTCAGCGGCGGCGGCATAGGCCTGATGATGCGCAAACACGGTCTCTCAGCCGACAACGTGGTGGACGCCACCATGGTCGATGCCGAAGGGAACCTCCTGGCGAGCAAGAAGGCCATGGGGGATGACCTTTTCTGGGctatccgcggcggcggcggcggtaatTTCGGCATCGTGCTGTCGTGGAAGGTGAGGCTGCTGCCGGTCCCACCGAAGGTGACCTTCTTCAGAGTCACCAAGACCATGGACCAGGGAGCGGTGGACGCGGTGACCAAATGGCAAACGGTCGCGCCGGCGCTTCCCGACGACCTCAGCGTACGTGTCGTCGTGCAAAACCGTCAGGCCAACTTCCAGGGCCTGTACATTGGTAACAGCAGCACGGTGGTGGCGACGATGGCGAGCCGGTTCCCGGAGCTCGGGGTGACGGGCGCCGACTGCAAGGAGATGAGCTGGGTCCAGTACACGGCGTACATATACTTCCGCGACGCCATCTATAACGAGCCACTAGAGGTGCTCCTCCTCAACCGGTCCATGACCCTAGGCCCCTTCTTCAAGAACAAGTCGGATTACGTCAAGAAACCCCTGACCAAGGAGACGTTGGAGAAGATGTTCCTCTGGCCCAGCGGTGTGGCGACGGGGCAGCTCGTCCTGGAGCCGCACGGCGGAAGAATGGGCGGCATCGCCGCCGACGACACCCCGTTCCCGCACCGGAGCAGCGTGCTCTACAACATCCAGTACGTCGAGTTCTGGAACGGCGAAGGGACCGGAGGCGAGGTTACGCCGAACTGGGTCGGGAGCCTGTACGACTTCATGGCGCCGTTCGTGAGCAAGAACCCGAGGGGCGCGTACGTGAATTACCGGGACCTTGACATTCGTACGAACAAGGTGGTCGACGGCGCGACGAGCTATGAAAGTGCCAAGGTGTGGGGCGAAAGTTATTTCGGCCAGGAAAACTTTAGGAGACTAGCGAAGATAAAGCGCAAGGTGGACGCCGACGACTACTTCCGGAGTGAGCAGAGCATCCCACCACTTCCCTTGAAGCAGTAG
- the LOC123048385 gene encoding berberine bridge enzyme-like Cyn d 4 has protein sequence MASMALVLTVCFLGFFVPVPSVAWPSNNNDFLRCLSTNIPSQLVLTPSSPSFTPLLVSSIRNARLVAPAKANPPLCIVTPRNASHVQTAVRCGRRHSVRVRVRSGGHDNEGLSYRSTTPNGEAFAVIDLAKLHAVHVNPHEATAWVETGATVGELYYRIATAAQGLGFPASVCPTVGVGGIISGGGIGLMMRKYGLSADNVLDASMVDANGNLLANKKAMGDDLFWAIRGGGGGNFGIVLSWKLRLVPVPPKVTFFKVAKTMEQGAVDTVTKWQTLAPALPDDLSVRVVIQKSQANFQSLYLGNCSTTVATMRSRFPELGVTSADCKEMSWLQYTAYIYFGDAINSKPLEALLLNRSTTLGPFVKNKSDYVKKALTKESWKKIFLWPNGAASGQLILEPHGGIMDRIGAAKIPFPHRSSVLYNIQYVELWNGKEVGGNVTPNWIGSLYNFMAPYVSKNPRGAYVNYRDLDIGANKVVDGVISYDSAKVWGESYFGQENFRRLAEIKRKVDASDYFQSEQSVPPLPFNE, from the coding sequence ATGGCAAGCATGGCGCTCGTTCTCACAGTTTGCTTCCTGGGCTTCTTCGTGCCCGTCCCTTCCGTGGCGTGGCCCTCCAACAACAACGACTTCCTCCGGTGCCTCTCGACGAACATCCCCAGCCAGCTCGTGCTGACGCCAAGCTCGCCGTCGTTCACGCCGCTCCTGGTGTCGTCCATCAGGAACGCCAGGTTGGTGGCGCCGGCTAAGGCAAATCCTCCACTGTGCATCGTGACGCCCAGAAACGCGTCGCACGTCCAGACTGCCGTGCGCTGCGGGCGACGACACAGCGTCCGTGTCCGCGTGCGCAGCGGCGGGCACGACAATGAGGGCCTCTCGTACCGATCGACCACCCCGAACGGCGAGGCGTTCGCGGTGATCGACCTCGCCAAGCTCCATGCCGTCCATGTCAACCCGCACGAAGCCACGGCGTGGGTCGAGACCGGGGCGACGGTCGGAGAGCTCTACTACCGCATCGCCACGGCCGCGCAAGGGTTGGGCTTCCCGGCTAGCGTGTGCCCGACCGTGGGCGTGGGGGGCATCATCAGCGGCGGCGGCATAGGCCTCATGATGCGCAAGTATGGACTCTCGGCCGACAACGTCCTCGACGCTAGTATGGTCGACGCCAACGGGAACCTGCTGGCGAACAAGAAGGCCATGGGGGACGACCTCTTCTGGGccatccgcggcggcggcggcgggaactTCGGCATCGTGCTGTCGTGGAAGCTCAGGCTCGTGCCAGTCCCACCGAAAGTGACCTTCTTCAAAGTCGccaagaccatggagcagggcgcGGTCGACACGGTGACCAAATGGCAAACGCTCGCGCCGGCGCTCCCCGACGATCTCAGCGTACGTGTTGTCATCCAAAAGAGCCAGGCCAACTTCCAGTCCTTGTACCTCGGTAACTGCAGCACGACAGTGGCGACGATGCGCAGCCGGTTCCCGGAGCTCGGGGTGACGAGCGCCGACTGCAAGGAGATGAGCTGGCTGCAGTACACGGCGTACATATACTTCGGCGACGCCATCAACAGCAAGCCGCTGGAGGCGCTCCTCCTCAACCGGTCCACGACCCTGGGCCCCTTCGTCAAGAACAAGTCCGACTACGTCAAGAAAGCCCTCACCAAGGAGAGCTGGAAGAAGATCTTCCTCTGGCCCAACGGCGCAGCGTCGGGGCAGCTCATCCTCGAGCCGCACGGTGGAATAATGGACCGCATTGGCGCCGCAAAGATCCCGTTCCCCCACCGAAGCAGCGTGCTCTACAACATCCAGTACGTGGAGCTATGGAACGGGAAAGAGGTCGGGGGCAACGTTACGCCTAACTGGATCGGAAGCCTGTACAACTTCATGGCGCCGTACGTGAGCAAGAACCCGAGGGGCGCATACGTGAACTACAGGGACCTCGACATCGGCGCGAACAAGGTGGTCGACGGCGTGATAAGCTATGATAGTGCCAAGGTGTGGGGCGAGAGCTATTTCGGCCAGGAGAACTTTAGGAGACTCGCCGAGATCAAGCGCAAGGTGGACGCCAGCGACTACTTCCAGAGCGAGCAGAGCGTGCCGCCACTTCCCTTCAACGAGTAG